One window of Streptomyces sp. SUK 48 genomic DNA carries:
- a CDS encoding ankyrin repeat domain-containing protein, producing the protein MSEAPDPEVVELATKIFDLARQGRTEALVAYVDAGVPANLTNDRGDSLVMLAAYHGHADAVRALLARGAEANRVNDRGQTPLAGAVFKGEAEVVKALLEGGADPAEGTPSAVDTARMFGRVDVLELFGVS; encoded by the coding sequence ATGAGCGAAGCCCCCGACCCCGAGGTCGTGGAGCTGGCGACCAAGATCTTCGATCTGGCCCGGCAGGGGCGGACCGAAGCACTCGTGGCGTACGTCGACGCGGGCGTTCCGGCCAACCTCACCAACGACCGCGGGGACTCCCTCGTGATGCTCGCCGCGTACCACGGGCACGCCGACGCGGTGCGCGCGCTGCTCGCCCGCGGCGCCGAGGCGAACCGGGTCAACGACCGGGGCCAGACCCCTCTCGCGGGCGCGGTCTTCAAGGGGGAGGCGGAGGTCGTCAAGGCCCTCCTGGAGGGCGGCGCCGACCCCGCCGAGGGCACGCCGTCGGCCGTCGACACCGCCCGGATGTTCGGTCGGGTCGATGTGCTCGAACTGTTCGGCGTCAGCTGA
- a CDS encoding HEAT repeat domain-containing protein, with product MFDPVIAPSGTLLGLLQRGRGDGTLHALTAPRAEALAALNHCVLRDPRHDWQVENRSLYYARLFLDLNGELDAVEAHLFDPEDHLETDESRTGLALAVLGHLASYGRRDALDLLRRYAAQGANWAWALDELALRDDDAGLRALAAPVLARFPADPEGEAELATAVRDAFEPRPWRLWAEDPRDGIGARVRAAHEAGCFDRWQRQMRPTGPRPGWSVRAVFEWAQQGLDRGAALHVPAARCLVAVAGPEDRPEILLAARAGTDGARCTALRYLADSNDPEALDLVEAAVADGTEAVVEAAVDAFERMRSVAAVDRARGWAQRPDVLGAAAGRVLACRGGAQDSRLVLGALREAVRGEGPDAPTLWTLVDGAGRLGIACAAPVLRHVYRETASSHLRGRAARALAATDPSFATGFAVECLWDCEETTRELAARHAETGDARVVERLRRLAADPAEEDEVQTAVRSRFGPDMSAG from the coding sequence ATGTTCGATCCGGTCATAGCGCCCAGCGGTACGCTGCTCGGCCTGCTCCAGCGGGGCCGCGGCGACGGCACGCTGCACGCGCTCACCGCCCCCCGCGCGGAAGCGCTGGCGGCCCTGAACCACTGTGTGCTGCGCGATCCCCGCCACGACTGGCAGGTGGAGAACCGCTCCCTGTACTACGCCCGGCTCTTCCTCGACCTGAACGGCGAACTGGACGCCGTCGAGGCCCACCTCTTCGACCCCGAGGACCACCTGGAGACGGACGAGTCCCGCACCGGCCTGGCCCTCGCGGTGCTCGGCCACCTCGCCTCGTACGGCCGCCGGGACGCTCTCGACCTGCTGCGCCGGTACGCCGCCCAGGGCGCCAACTGGGCCTGGGCGCTGGACGAACTGGCGCTGCGCGACGACGACGCGGGGCTGCGCGCCCTCGCCGCCCCCGTGCTCGCCCGTTTCCCCGCCGACCCCGAGGGCGAGGCCGAGCTGGCCACCGCCGTGCGCGACGCCTTCGAACCCCGGCCCTGGCGGCTGTGGGCCGAGGATCCGCGCGACGGCATCGGCGCCCGGGTGCGGGCCGCCCACGAGGCCGGATGCTTCGACCGCTGGCAACGGCAGATGCGGCCGACCGGGCCCCGCCCCGGCTGGAGCGTGCGCGCCGTCTTCGAGTGGGCCCAGCAGGGCCTCGACCGGGGCGCCGCCCTCCATGTGCCCGCCGCCCGCTGTCTGGTCGCGGTGGCCGGACCCGAGGACCGGCCGGAGATCCTGCTGGCCGCCCGCGCCGGCACCGACGGGGCCCGCTGCACCGCCCTGCGCTATCTCGCGGACAGCAACGATCCCGAGGCGCTGGATCTGGTCGAGGCCGCGGTCGCCGACGGCACCGAGGCCGTCGTGGAGGCGGCCGTCGACGCCTTCGAACGGATGCGCAGTGTCGCGGCCGTGGACCGCGCGCGCGGCTGGGCCCAGCGCCCCGACGTGCTCGGCGCCGCCGCCGGCCGCGTCCTCGCCTGCCGCGGCGGTGCCCAGGACAGCCGGCTGGTGCTCGGCGCCCTGCGCGAGGCCGTGCGCGGCGAGGGCCCCGACGCGCCCACGCTGTGGACCCTGGTCGACGGCGCGGGACGCCTCGGCATCGCCTGCGCGGCGCCGGTGCTGCGCCACGTCTACCGCGAGACCGCCTCCTCCCATCTGCGCGGCCGCGCCGCCCGCGCCCTCGCCGCCACCGATCCCTCCTTCGCCACCGGCTTCGCCGTCGAATGCCTCTGGGACTGCGAGGAGACCACCCGCGAACTCGCCGCCCGCCACGCCGAGACCGGCGACGCCCGGGTCGTGGAACGCCTCCGCCGCCTCGCCGCCGACCCGGCCGAGGAGGACGAGGTCCAGACGGCGGTGCGCAGCCGCTTCGGGCCGGACATGTCGGCGGGCTGA